One Camelina sativa cultivar DH55 chromosome 3, Cs, whole genome shotgun sequence genomic window carries:
- the LOC104771589 gene encoding lysophospholipid acyltransferase 1-like isoform X2: protein MGLVDMSSMAASIGVSVAVLRFLLCFVAMIPVSFAWRIVPSGIGKHLYAAASGALLSYLSFGFSSNLHFLVPMTIGYASMAVYRPNHVFYMSGDAWKEGGIDSTGALMVLTLKVISCAMNYNDGMLKEEGLREAQKKNRLVQMPSLIEYFGYCLCCGSHFAGPVYETKDYLEWTEGKGIWDTSNKRKQPSPFEATVRAIFQAAICMALYLYLVPQYPLTRFTEPVYQEWGFLRKFSYQYMAGFTARWKYYFIWSISEASIIISGLGFSGWTNDASPKPKWDRAKNVDILGVELAKSAVQIPLVWNIQVSTWLRHYVYERLVQNGKKAGFFQLLATQTVSAVWHGLYPGYMMFFVQSALMIAGSRVIYRWQQAISPQMAMLRKSMVFINFLYTVLVLNYSAVGFMVLSLHETLTAYGSVYYIGTILPVVLILLSYVVPAKPSRAKPRKEE from the exons ATGGGATTGGTGGATATGAGTTCCATGGCTGCTTCGATCGGAGTATCGGTGGCCGTTCTCCGTTTCCTACTCTGTTTCGTGGCCATGATCCCTGTTTCATTCGCTTGGCGAATCGTTCCGAGTGGAATCGGTAAACACTTGTACGCTGCAGCTTCAGGTGCTTTACTCTCTTACCTTTCGTTTGGATTCTCCTCTAACCTCCACTTCCTTGTTCCGATGACGATCGGTTATGCTTCAATGGCGGTTTATAGACCCAA TCATGTGTTTTACATGAGTGGGGATGCTTGGAAAGAAGGAGGAATCGACTCTACTG GTGCGTTAATGGTGTTAACGCTGAAAGTGATCTCGTGTGCAATGAATTACAATGATGGGATGTTGAAGGAGGAAGGTCTTCGTGAAGCTCAGAAGAAAAACAGATTGGTTCAGATGCCGTCTTTGATTGAGTACTTTGGTTACTGCCTCTGTTGCGGTAGTCATTTTGCTGGTCCCGTTTATGAAACGAAAGATTATCTTGAATGGACCGAAGGGAAAGgg ATTTGGGATActtcaaataaaagaaagcagCCATCTCCTTTCGAAGCTACAGTCAGAGCTATTTTTCAAGCTGCGATCTGCATGGCTCTGTATCTCTATTTAGTACCTCAATACCCGTTAACTCGGTTCACGGAACCCGTGTACCAAGAATGGGGATTCTTGAGAAAATTTAGTTACCAATACATGGCGGGATTCACTGCCCGTTGGAAGTATTACTTCATCTGGTCAATTTCAGAGGCTTCAATTATCATCTCTGGCTTGGGTTTCAGTGGTTGGACTAATGATGCTTCACCAAAGCCTAAATGGGACCGTGCCAAGAACGTAGACATTCTCGGTGTCGAACTAGCTAAGAGTGCGGTTCAGATTCCGCTTGTATGGAACATACAAGTCAGCACGTGGCTCCGTCACT ATGTGTATGAGAGACTTGTGCAGAATGGGAAGAAAGCAGGTTTCTTCCAGTTACTAGCTACACAAACTGTCAGTGCGGTTTGGCAT GGACTCTATCCTGGTTATATGATGTTCTTTGTTCAGTCAGCTCTGATGATTGCCGGCTCACGGG TTATTTACCGGTGGCAACAAGCCATCAGTCCGCAAATGGCAATGCTGAGAAAAAGCATGGTGTTCATAAACTTCCTTTACACCGTTTTGGTTCTCAACTACTCAGCCGTCGGTTTCATG GTGTTAAGCTTGCACGAAACACTCACCGCCTATGGGAGCGTATATTACATTGGAACAATCTTACCTGTTGTATTGATCCTCCTCAGTTACGTTGTTCCTGCAAAACCCTCCAGAGCAAAACCACGCAAAGAAGAATaa
- the LOC104771589 gene encoding lysophospholipid acyltransferase 1-like isoform X1, with amino-acid sequence MGLVDMSSMAASIGVSVAVLRFLLCFVAMIPVSFAWRIVPSGIGKHLYAAASGALLSYLSFGFSSNLHFLVPMTIGYASMAVYRPKCGIITFFLGFAYLIGCHVFYMSGDAWKEGGIDSTGALMVLTLKVISCAMNYNDGMLKEEGLREAQKKNRLVQMPSLIEYFGYCLCCGSHFAGPVYETKDYLEWTEGKGIWDTSNKRKQPSPFEATVRAIFQAAICMALYLYLVPQYPLTRFTEPVYQEWGFLRKFSYQYMAGFTARWKYYFIWSISEASIIISGLGFSGWTNDASPKPKWDRAKNVDILGVELAKSAVQIPLVWNIQVSTWLRHYVYERLVQNGKKAGFFQLLATQTVSAVWHGLYPGYMMFFVQSALMIAGSRVIYRWQQAISPQMAMLRKSMVFINFLYTVLVLNYSAVGFMVLSLHETLTAYGSVYYIGTILPVVLILLSYVVPAKPSRAKPRKEE; translated from the exons ATGGGATTGGTGGATATGAGTTCCATGGCTGCTTCGATCGGAGTATCGGTGGCCGTTCTCCGTTTCCTACTCTGTTTCGTGGCCATGATCCCTGTTTCATTCGCTTGGCGAATCGTTCCGAGTGGAATCGGTAAACACTTGTACGCTGCAGCTTCAGGTGCTTTACTCTCTTACCTTTCGTTTGGATTCTCCTCTAACCTCCACTTCCTTGTTCCGATGACGATCGGTTATGCTTCAATGGCGGTTTATAGACCCAAGTGTGGAATCATCACTTTCTTCCTCGGTTTCGCTTATCTTATTGGCTG TCATGTGTTTTACATGAGTGGGGATGCTTGGAAAGAAGGAGGAATCGACTCTACTG GTGCGTTAATGGTGTTAACGCTGAAAGTGATCTCGTGTGCAATGAATTACAATGATGGGATGTTGAAGGAGGAAGGTCTTCGTGAAGCTCAGAAGAAAAACAGATTGGTTCAGATGCCGTCTTTGATTGAGTACTTTGGTTACTGCCTCTGTTGCGGTAGTCATTTTGCTGGTCCCGTTTATGAAACGAAAGATTATCTTGAATGGACCGAAGGGAAAGgg ATTTGGGATActtcaaataaaagaaagcagCCATCTCCTTTCGAAGCTACAGTCAGAGCTATTTTTCAAGCTGCGATCTGCATGGCTCTGTATCTCTATTTAGTACCTCAATACCCGTTAACTCGGTTCACGGAACCCGTGTACCAAGAATGGGGATTCTTGAGAAAATTTAGTTACCAATACATGGCGGGATTCACTGCCCGTTGGAAGTATTACTTCATCTGGTCAATTTCAGAGGCTTCAATTATCATCTCTGGCTTGGGTTTCAGTGGTTGGACTAATGATGCTTCACCAAAGCCTAAATGGGACCGTGCCAAGAACGTAGACATTCTCGGTGTCGAACTAGCTAAGAGTGCGGTTCAGATTCCGCTTGTATGGAACATACAAGTCAGCACGTGGCTCCGTCACT ATGTGTATGAGAGACTTGTGCAGAATGGGAAGAAAGCAGGTTTCTTCCAGTTACTAGCTACACAAACTGTCAGTGCGGTTTGGCAT GGACTCTATCCTGGTTATATGATGTTCTTTGTTCAGTCAGCTCTGATGATTGCCGGCTCACGGG TTATTTACCGGTGGCAACAAGCCATCAGTCCGCAAATGGCAATGCTGAGAAAAAGCATGGTGTTCATAAACTTCCTTTACACCGTTTTGGTTCTCAACTACTCAGCCGTCGGTTTCATG GTGTTAAGCTTGCACGAAACACTCACCGCCTATGGGAGCGTATATTACATTGGAACAATCTTACCTGTTGTATTGATCCTCCTCAGTTACGTTGTTCCTGCAAAACCCTCCAGAGCAAAACCACGCAAAGAAGAATaa
- the LOC104771604 gene encoding rRNA biogenesis protein rrp36 has translation MKEAGKFEASSSRIVFEDSDEDLSCSSVSSSDEEEEETEKELTFEEIHKLRADGSKPVPRKPNQVKKTGRANKNRPVELSSKKPVSRYREVIHVPKKEPRDPRFVSLGGRLDLDGFKKRYNFFFEDKLPVEREELKKQLKKTKNQEEANKLKNELTYVEKMLKYEPSTKNKGAAILTEHKKREREAAKEGKKPYYLKKSEIRKQTLVEKYNSLKESGKLSSYLDKRRKKNATKDHRYIPYRRSEE, from the exons ATGAAGGAAGCTGGTAAGTTTGAAGCGAGCTCGAGTAGGATAGTTTTTGAGGACAGTGATGAAGACCTTTCATGTTCATCTGTGTCTTCTTCAGATGAGGAG gaagaagaaacagagaaagagttgACATTTGAGGAAATACATAAGTTGCGAGCTGATGGGTCTAAGCCAGTTCCAAGGAAACCAAATCAAGTGAAGAAAACGGGTCGTGCTAACAAAAACAG ACCAGTGGAGTTGAGTTCTAAAAAACCTGTGAGTCGTTATAGAGAAGTTATTCATGTTCCAAAGAAG GAACCTCGTGATCCTCGCTTTGTTTCATTGGGTGGAAGACTTGACCTTGACGG GTTCAAGAAGCGATACAATTTCTTCTTTGAAGATAAACTTCCTGTAGAAAGAGAG GAATTGAAAAAGCagctaaagaaaacaaagaatcaagAAGAGGCCAATAAATTGAAGAACGAGTTAACTTATGTT GAGAAAATGTTGAAATATGAACCATCAACAAAGAACAAGGGAGCAGCGATACTAACAGAACACAAAAAGAGAGAACGAGAAGCCGCAAAAGAAGGGAAAAAGCCTTACTATCTCAAAAAAT CGGAAATCCGAAAGCAAACACTCGTCGAAAAGTACAACAGTCTCAAG GAATCTGGGAAGCTTTCATCGTATCTTGACAaacggaggaagaagaatgcAACTAAGGATCATAGGTACATTCCCTACCGTCGATCAGAGGAATAG